Part of the Capsicum annuum cultivar UCD-10X-F1 chromosome 12, UCD10Xv1.1, whole genome shotgun sequence genome is shown below.
TCTATCGTCGAAAAATcaaaggctctgataccaaattttatttcataacacCTCGAATTTTTATTGCATCATTCGTCATTGGGGTTGTCATAGGattagatgattttttttattcgtGGGGCGGGTCAAAACTCCCCGTGTCAACTTCTTCGCTTCTTATAGCCGCTCAACTTGCCTTCACGGCAATAGGTGCTTTCTTCATAGTGAAGTTGAAGTTGACTTCTTATTCTATTAATGCAGTCGTCGTGTTGACAGTTGGCGCGGTTTTATTAGGTATTCGGGCAAACAGTGATCGTCCAGAGGGAGTGACTAGTAAAGCGTATGTTATTGGTTTTATTATGACCCTTTCGGCTGCAGGTTTGTATGGACTTATTATACCTTGTATTGAGTTGATTTACATGAAGGCAAAACAGGCTATTACTGCAACGTTGGTGTTGGAGATTCAAATGGTCATGTGTTTTGCTGCAACTGCTTTTTGTACTATAGGAATGATTGTTAATAAGGACTTTCAGGTATCTTTTTCCCATCTAATTCACTTCCATCCATGCATCCAACAATTTATGTGAACTTATTGACAGACCATGAAAATTAAGATACAATAAAATTTTAGATCttaaataaatcatgacatctatGTGGCTCTATGACTTTTGAAAGATAGTGAGTTTTAAGCATTTTGTGTTGCTGTAATAGCAGTTTGCTTGAGTAATTTCCACGGATAGTCATTCATGTATTCACAATTGTCTataaatatcacttttgtttcttttaggacaAGAATATCACCCAACTATTTCTATTTTCCTCAAAAAACACTTAACACTTTAAAAACCTTATTCTATCCTACTTGGCATGTCATGTtgttaaaatcttttattttcttaattataaacCTATTTAATTCTTCAAGTTCATTTATTCAAACCCACGTCTTATacactacaagaaaaatctaaattacgtaatattttatttaaaaaaaattacaaaagaatTTACCGGTAATCTAATTCTCTACAAGTTTTTCAACCAAATTAATTcgatgaaaaaactaaaaaattttctataaaataaaatttgaaggagaaaatcTTAGAAATTTTTTGGTCAAGCAAAATTTAATAGAAAAATCTTAAAGGTAATTATCACCTGAAAATTTTGATTCGTATGTAGATCACTTACAAAATTTTAAGCgaaaattttttgataaaaagataataaaaaatgaattctTCTAGAGGATTTTTCCAAgtaaatttcataaacaaatcaaGTAAACCCACAAAGTTAACATAGGCAAAAACTTTAGAAatagaaatttattatttttaatttcgttttttcattttatttgtatttttattatactatattttatcttattatataattaaacacCAATGTATATCCTTTCCTCATACTAAAGTCACAAAAACCAAGCGATATTTGGTTGGGTACTATTTCAACGATTCATTTGTACTATTATAtcattttgataatatttttttaaaagcgaataatttatttcatgactaaataatttttcattccttcaaaaatagtacatttaatacgtatatgaaaatatgaaagccatcattttcatttcttttacattttaagaatcttcagtatatgaaataaataacaaaataatattaaattagtaCCAATTCGtataaataccttgagttttaaaaatattattaagtgaagaaataaataaatttaaaaaactttGAAAAGTACCAAATAAAATTATTCAATCCTTTAGTTTTACGTATACACTTGGACACACCAACTACTTCATTGATGAGTAATGTGCATTACATTTCTAGAGGAATTGTTTTTCTTTAAGTTGTGTgattatctaatatttttatcatgtgaTGTAATTTTTCTCGTAtcgaataaagaataaatacaatttattttttatttttgtaagaaagacaaaataaatataaaatttaaagtatagAATTAAATTTTTCTTCGATAATAAATATATcctgtgtatttattttttaaaaaagaaataagaccaaattctagttaaataagtttgataagttaaatagatctcttttttatatcttatatataaaaaagaaattttaatgacaAGTCATGCAAACTAGGagagaagaaatatttttgaagtatcacatattttttgaggaaaattgGGATAGTTggatgatattcttgtcctaaaagaaacaaaagtgaTGTTTATAGGCAATTGTGAAAACATGGATGACTATCCATCGAAATTACTCGAGTTTGCTTCTACTTCCTTTGTTCActcttatttattcattatttcaaaaatacattttcatttttacatgttatttttaacatataaagaaaaaatatttatattgttcCTATTTTACGCTTAACAATAATTATTATTTCCAAATCATTTTCCTTGACCAAAGACTATACAAAGTATTCTGATAAACCACTCATATTAATCATTGTTTTTTAAGAAACGTATAAAGTCTAAGGTGGACAAATAAACATGAACAAAGAAAGTATAAAATGGAATAGATTTAGTGTGGTGTGAGCAGGGGTAGATCAAGCTTAGAATCAGGACATCAAACCCCTCCAACGGAAAATTATAcaacttatatattattttatttattttttaggtatATATCGCATATGTTGAACTCCTTCGTTTAGTTCAtgtgttatttatatttgaaacttCTTTAGAGAAAATTCTAGCTCTGAACTACTTGTGAGTTGACTTTATAAGCAGGACATTAATGATGGATGTAGCTATAAATCCAAAATTGTTTATACCCCACAGATGGATGGAGACTGTAATTTGACTACACAACAACGCGTTGTATTAAATTTGCCCGTCTTAAGTGGATGATAGCATGGTACATATCTTTGGTGTATTAAATTATTTACTTATGTGAAAAGCTACTGGATTCATATacctaaaagaaaaaagaagatgcATATATCCCATAAAATAGTACTCTTGGTACTTCTTTATATCTAGAATAATTTAGTATGACTTTGTTGCCTATTCCATTAACTAAACGCCATTTCTTGGTACATCGTATTCATCCATTACGATTAATGTGTTCCTTTGCCAAATCGagaaagaagtttttttttttttttgaaatgaattTTTAATCATGTATTATTCAAATCAAACTCGAGTATATTGGTAATCAGAGATGAGTATCCCACTCCATCAAACCATATAGGATAGTTgagttttattctatttttatgagatgatatatatttgttgatatatatacaataatctatgatttattataaaataaattttacgTTAAACTCCATCACATAGAAATGTAATTAAAGGAGTACTAATAAATTTCTTTTAGATTTattgattatttcttttaaagATCAACCATTAAACTATCGGAATCGACATTGTGCAGGCAATATCAAGGGAGGCAAAACAATATAACCTAGGAGAAGCTAGATATTATATAGTGCTAGTATGGAGTACTATTATTTGGCAATGCTTTTATGTGGGTGCAATTGGAGTTATTTACTGTTCTTCTTCTTTGATGTCTGGAATTTTACTGGCAGTTTTACTTCCAGTTACTGAAGTATTAGCAGTAATTTTCTTTAAAGAGAAATTTTCAGGTGAAAAGggactttctctttttctttctctttgggGTTTTGTCTCATACATGTATGGAGAATACAAACAAGAAAAGCAGAAGAACAATAAAagtcaagaaaatgagatgaccACAATGAATAGTGAGTGTGTTTGATTTTTATTAGTACATTATATAAAGGGGTTTGTTTTTTGTACATAATACTGTAAGTGGCTTTCATTTCATTTCTACTTTGATGTTTGTAATTTGTAATGTTGCTATTAGACATGTAATAATTAATATTGTAGTATTTGAAAGTTTTGCAGTTTGTTGCCACCAAATTCTCAGTTTGCATGACTATTAAAAGCCTGCTTAGCCAAATCCTATTTAGAAaactattttttgttatttagtgcgttttgaaaattaaaagtaCTTTCCGTGAATCTATGTTGcccggactcttcaaaaatgtcattagATTCGTTAAAGTAGTCATTtttgttagcccatatgttattgggcctttagtttatggacctttaggttattggctatgtatatatatagcctacttttgtttagttagtcttaggcttttcagattatattgtaaaccttagcctttcttcctttcaataaagttctattaacatggtatcaaagctagttcgatccatgtcctttgatttgttggttgaagattttgtagcaggcacctactgcgcggatcgaactccgcggtgagttcgctgggggggtacggggggcagcgcgcccccgtccggggttcggggcggagccccgattttttttttttttgaggtgctgctgtattcgtttgctgttttcgttgggtttttggttggattgatttgttgctgtcttcgtttgctgtctggtattgttcgtctttcgttcttttgcttgctgccattgttgttcgttcggaattgttcaacctagggttttgcatctttttgttttttgaattgtttgtgtgttgctgtgtttacaatgactggaaaggatgattctctccagtccattagtactcaattagatggtaagaactatgcctattggagttatgtcatgaagaatttccttcgtgggaagaatatctggggttatatcactggagtaaaaccaagacctatcgatgataaaactgaaaattttgatttgttggtggacttatgggaaactaataactccaagattatcacttggattaacaattctgtaactcagtcaattggtatgcaattggctaagtatgacacagcaaaggaggtctgggatcatttggaaagactgtacactcagtctaattttgctaagcagtaccagttggagtatgatatccgtgctcttcaacagcatgatctcagtattcaagatttttatgctgccatgtcggatttgtgggatcaattggcacttactgaatctgcagagttaaaaggttttgggccgtacattgctagacgggaagagcaacgcttggttcagtttttgatggcactccgttctgactttgagggcctacgtggaacaatccttcatcaatctcccctccctactgttgattctgtggttcatgaactgattgcagaggagactcgtatcaagtctcaagtggataaagggtctaaagtaactactactcctgtcgtgtttgctgcttcaactgatcagtctaggccaccccgtactcagactcgacaatctcctaaagttgcatttgatgagtgtgcattctgcaaacagaaaaatcattggaaggctcagtgtccgttgttacttaacaaggtcaaactgcctcaatctgggcagcaacagaaatatgggcagcaaaagtctccgtcacgctcctctggtgctcctccgtggtcatctcgtcctccacagttcgctgctgctgcaccatctgtagatgttgagtctgttagcactatgccaccttctgcgttggatccccaggttttcgaacagttcagacagttcttcgtttctaatcctacggccatgtcagcatctatgtctcattcgggttcagtttcttctagtacctcaggtattccttcctctttgtggatattggattctggtgcgtctcatcacatgtcccctcatttgtcatcgtttggttctttgtcacccatttccccaatctctgttatgtccgcgagtgctgtacctatgtcagtcgagggggttggttctgttactacccctcacattgtcctctctgatgtttattacattcccaaacttgctttaaatcttgtttcggtcagtcagttgtgtaaggctggtaattgggtgtttttttctgattctgtttgtgttatacaggaccaacacactcagagggtgattgggaccggccgtaggttgggggaactctatgtcttggagaatctcaaagtgtctgtagttgctgcctctagcatagatttatcttcttttcgtttgagtcctttgtcttctcagttttatctttggcattccagattaggacatgtgtcagtttcacgtttacgttttttggtctctagtggtgctttgggtcatgtgcacactagtgatatttcagattgtagtggttgtaaactggcaaaattttctgccttaccgtttaataaaagtgtgtcttattctgttgctccttttgacattattcattctgatgtatggggaccagcgccagtatccactaagggtggatcgacctattatgtttcgtttatagatgactatactcgttatacctgggtgtatcttatgaaacgcagatctgatttctttggcatttacaacaactttagagcccttgttaaaacacaacattcagctgtgataaagtgtttcaggtgtgacttagggggtgaatatacctctaatgacttcactcagttacttgcctctgatggtaccatacaccagtcatcttgtaccgacactcctgagcagaacggtctggcagaaagaaaacatcgtcatattgttgagacagcacgctctttacttttgtctgcagaggttcctagtattttttggggagaagcagttctaactgctgtatatgtgattaatcgtattcctactgcattgacttcagggatgtctccgtttgagaaactatatggtcacccgccgaattattctgcattacgagtttttggatgtacttgctttgttcttcgtcctcatgttgaacgaaataagttagggtcaaaatcagctatatgtgtgtttttggggtatggtattggacaaaaaggctatcgttgctatgatcctgtaagtcagaaattatatgtttcacgacatgtcacttttttggaacatattcctttttattccattccagctaaaacccatgatgtgacaaagtcagatattcggcttattgatccttttgggattgacatagaggttccagttccggattcatccatgccatctggtgtgccacctgatagtgcttcagcctcgcctgtgcctgactctgctccttcgactgttgagactggagacccaccacctctgaggaggtctactcgaccttgtaagtccaccaaactgccagatttttactattctacatattcagcctcatttgcttcctttattgcaaacatacatcatttgtctgaacctgagtcgtatagagaggctgtgtctgatcctctttggcagaatgctatggccgaggaacttgctgctcttcatcatacacatacatgggatttggttactctcccacctggtaagcatgcgattggttgtcgatgggtgtataagata
Proteins encoded:
- the LOC107849708 gene encoding purine permease 3; this encodes MKMEDQGVSAITMKRILLVINCLILSIGVCGGPLMMRLYFVEGGSRIWLSSWLQTGGWPLTLIPLAVLYFYRRKIKGSDTKFYFITPRIFIASFVIGVVIGLDDFFYSWGGSKLPVSTSSLLIAAQLAFTAIGAFFIVKLKLTSYSINAVVVLTVGAVLLGIRANSDRPEGVTSKAYVIGFIMTLSAAGLYGLIIPCIELIYMKAKQAITATLVLEIQMVMCFAATAFCTIGMIVNKDFQAISREAKQYNLGEARYYIVLVWSTIIWQCFYVGAIGVIYCSSSLMSGILLAVLLPVTEVLAVIFFKEKFSGEKGLSLFLSLWGFVSYMYGEYKQEKQKNNKSQENEMTTMNSECV